In a genomic window of Sutcliffiella sp. FSL R7-0096:
- a CDS encoding helix-turn-helix domain-containing protein: protein MKAKKYNISVEATLEVIGGKWKCVILCHLTHGKKRTNELRRLMPNISQKMLTQQLRELEEDGVIIRTLYHEVPPRVEYELSDYGRSLEGILSLLCDWGEQHIIKVHGTKEGYLEESILNQN, encoded by the coding sequence TTGAAAGCAAAAAAATATAATATATCCGTAGAAGCAACACTCGAAGTAATCGGAGGAAAATGGAAATGCGTCATCCTCTGCCATTTAACACATGGTAAAAAACGCACCAATGAACTGCGGCGCCTCATGCCAAACATTTCACAAAAAATGTTGACGCAACAGCTCCGGGAGCTAGAAGAAGATGGCGTGATTATTCGTACTCTGTATCATGAAGTTCCCCCGCGTGTGGAATATGAGCTAAGCGATTACGGCCGTTCTTTAGAAGGGATCTTATCGCTCCTATGCGATTGGGGCGAGCAGCACATCATCAAAGTGCATGGCACAAAAGAAGGATACCTGGAGGAAAGCATTTTAAATCAGAATTAA
- a CDS encoding MFS transporter, whose translation MALDKKRSTLALLALAITAFAIGTTEFISVGLLPLIAEDLEVTTTVGGLTVSLYALGVVIGAPVLTALLSNISRKTLLLWIMIVFIAGNTIAAFSTTIGLLLTARVISALSHGVFMSIGATIAADLVPPNKRASAISIMFTGLTVATVTGVPFGTFIGQQFGWRIAFMVIVAIGIIALVSNLILVPSNLKNGVRSTFSDQRKLVTNGRLLLVFLITALGYGGTFVVFTYLSPLLQEVTGFSGTNVAIILLVYGVAIAIGNMVGGKLANANPVRALFYMFIFQAVVLFILALTAPFKVAGLITILVMGVFAFMNVPGLQTYVVTLAERFVPSAVDVASAINIAAFNAGIAIGSYVGGVIADSIGLIHTAWVGGVMVVLAVLLTGWSRQLEKKDRKENQTSIHAEIKMVEV comes from the coding sequence ATGGCATTGGATAAAAAGAGAAGCACATTGGCATTGCTTGCATTGGCCATTACTGCTTTTGCGATAGGAACAACGGAGTTTATCAGTGTAGGTTTATTGCCGCTGATAGCAGAAGATTTGGAAGTAACAACGACAGTTGGAGGTTTGACTGTATCCCTGTACGCACTTGGTGTGGTGATAGGTGCTCCTGTACTCACTGCATTGCTGTCAAATATATCTAGAAAGACATTATTATTGTGGATTATGATCGTTTTCATCGCTGGTAATACGATTGCGGCATTCTCTACCACGATTGGCCTGCTACTTACTGCGAGGGTGATATCTGCCCTTTCGCACGGGGTGTTCATGTCGATTGGTGCGACGATTGCAGCAGATCTGGTCCCACCCAACAAAAGGGCGAGTGCCATTTCCATCATGTTTACCGGTTTGACGGTGGCTACCGTAACGGGAGTGCCGTTTGGAACCTTTATCGGCCAACAATTTGGCTGGAGAATCGCCTTTATGGTCATTGTGGCCATCGGTATCATAGCATTGGTCTCAAACCTGATCCTTGTGCCATCGAATTTAAAAAATGGGGTTCGCTCCACTTTCAGTGACCAACGTAAGCTTGTGACAAATGGCCGCTTGCTATTGGTGTTTCTGATCACAGCCCTTGGATATGGAGGCACATTTGTAGTATTTACCTATCTCTCCCCGTTATTGCAAGAGGTTACCGGTTTTTCCGGAACGAATGTCGCCATTATATTACTCGTGTATGGGGTGGCGATTGCCATTGGAAACATGGTTGGTGGAAAGCTTGCTAATGCAAACCCGGTCCGGGCTCTCTTTTATATGTTTATTTTCCAGGCGGTGGTCTTATTTATCTTGGCGCTAACTGCGCCTTTTAAAGTAGCCGGATTGATCACTATTTTGGTGATGGGGGTATTTGCCTTCATGAATGTGCCTGGCCTGCAGACCTATGTGGTGACATTGGCGGAGCGATTCGTTCCTAGTGCTGTTGACGTGGCATCTGCCATTAATATTGCCGCTTTTAATGCCGGGATTGCGATTGGATCTTATGTAGGCGGAGTGATTGCGGATTCCATTGGGCTCATTCATACGGCATGGGTTGGTGGTGTGATGGTAGTATTGGCCGTTCTATTGACAGGTTGGAGTCGTCAGTTGGAGAAAAAAGATAGAAAAGAAAATCAGACAAGTATTCATGCAGAAATTAAAATGGTGGAGGTTTAA
- a CDS encoding aldo/keto reductase: MTTHLQERVTLNNGAKMPWLGLGVFRVEEGAELVEAVKSAIKQGYRSIDTAAIYENEAGVGEGIKQGLEEAGLNREELFVTSKVWNADLSYEGTIQAYEKSLEKLGLEYLDLYLIHWPVEAKYKEAWRALEHLYEEGRVKSIGVSNFQIHHLEDLLKDAKVKPVINQVEYHPRLTQKDLQAFCEQHQIQLEAWSPLMNGQIIEHDLIKDLASTYRKTPAQIVIRWDLQNGVVTIPKSTKAHRLAENADVFDFELSEGDMKQIDQLNEDHRIGPDPDNFDF, encoded by the coding sequence ATGACAACACATTTACAAGAAAGAGTGACATTGAATAACGGAGCAAAAATGCCTTGGTTGGGACTTGGGGTGTTCCGGGTAGAAGAAGGGGCAGAACTTGTTGAAGCAGTGAAATCTGCCATCAAACAAGGCTATCGCAGCATTGATACTGCCGCGATTTATGAGAATGAAGCTGGGGTTGGGGAAGGAATTAAACAAGGATTGGAAGAAGCAGGATTGAACCGGGAAGAGTTATTTGTGACCTCTAAAGTATGGAATGCGGATCTATCCTATGAAGGCACCATTCAGGCCTATGAGAAAAGCTTGGAGAAACTAGGGTTGGAGTACCTTGATTTATACCTAATCCATTGGCCGGTGGAAGCTAAATATAAGGAAGCGTGGCGGGCACTGGAACATCTGTATGAAGAAGGCCGCGTGAAATCGATCGGTGTGAGCAATTTCCAAATCCATCATTTAGAAGACTTACTAAAAGATGCGAAGGTAAAGCCGGTCATCAACCAAGTGGAATATCATCCGCGTTTGACACAAAAGGACCTTCAGGCATTTTGTGAGCAGCATCAAATCCAATTGGAAGCATGGTCCCCATTAATGAACGGACAAATTATTGAGCATGATTTGATCAAGGACCTTGCGAGCACCTATCGGAAAACACCTGCTCAAATCGTCATCCGCTGGGATCTTCAAAATGGCGTGGTAACTATCCCTAAATCGACAAAGGCACATCGCCTAGCCGAAAATGCCGATGTCTTTGATTTTGAATTAAGTGAAGGGGACATGAAGCAAATTGATCAATTGAATGAGGACCACCGCATAGGTCCAGATCCTGATAATTTTGATTTTTAA
- a CDS encoding VOC family protein, translated as MSVDVYLVFDGNCREAVEFYAKVFQTEAPQIMTFGESPQHPDYPLPEEAKERIMHTRLSIDGSNVMFSDTFPGQEYNQGNNVTLALVSHNMDDLKSWFEQLKEGGKVEMELQETFWSKLYGQVTDKFGVHWQLNYGE; from the coding sequence GTGTCAGTTGATGTTTATCTTGTATTTGATGGAAATTGTAGGGAAGCGGTCGAATTTTATGCGAAGGTTTTTCAAACAGAAGCTCCGCAGATTATGACTTTTGGGGAGAGCCCGCAGCATCCGGATTATCCACTTCCAGAGGAGGCCAAAGAACGCATCATGCATACCCGTCTTTCCATTGACGGTAGCAATGTTATGTTCTCTGATACCTTCCCGGGCCAGGAATATAACCAAGGCAACAATGTCACACTGGCTCTGGTAAGCCACAACATGGATGATTTGAAATCGTGGTTTGAGCAATTAAAAGAAGGCGGCAAGGTAGAAATGGAACTGCAAGAAACCTTCTGGAGCAAGCTATACGGACAAGTAACGGATAAGTTTGGTGTGCATTGGCAACTGAATTATGGTGAGTAA
- a CDS encoding MFS transporter, which translates to MNSLYRDRRFRFIILANVASAIGSGITMIAIPWLLVTSENGNEVFGYVAICMTIINFMLTPYLGYLIDKISRKRMIVSSKVVSLIALALFSGIGFVGLEYELWHYIVIYMIGSLYYTIFYPTMFALNQELFHKNQFKVLNGTMEVQGQLSSMLAGAIASILLLKWDLHYILLLDVCTYALAIYFFVKIPYVRKREGGAPAAGTKVSASAAIEFVKRKPGVFLFLLASSLPFIGVMLTNYLFPVYLADVLKVEGNIYGIQGMVYGLGAVLAGIFVPIAARKFEDEKLIAAAMVLFTLAISVMVYLSVGGYLIMMLFIAIGNSGARVARNAFMMERIPNEIIGRVDGLLRALGLLLRIVLLGLFTGLVSMGQILVCFSILTGFLMVASVYVVVFSRKSVSVAGREVVKV; encoded by the coding sequence ATGAACAGTTTATATAGGGATAGAAGGTTTCGGTTTATTATTTTGGCAAATGTGGCATCAGCGATTGGGAGCGGGATCACGATGATTGCGATACCGTGGCTGTTGGTGACGAGCGAGAATGGGAATGAAGTCTTTGGCTATGTGGCCATTTGCATGACGATCATCAACTTTATGCTTACACCATACTTGGGGTATTTGATTGATAAAATTTCCAGGAAAAGAATGATCGTAAGCAGTAAGGTGGTCAGTCTCATCGCATTAGCTCTATTTTCAGGTATCGGTTTCGTTGGGTTGGAATACGAGCTTTGGCATTACATCGTCATTTACATGATTGGCAGCCTTTATTACACGATTTTTTACCCAACGATGTTTGCCCTAAATCAGGAGCTGTTTCATAAAAATCAATTTAAGGTCCTTAATGGCACGATGGAGGTTCAGGGGCAGTTATCTAGCATGCTTGCTGGTGCTATTGCCAGTATCCTTTTATTGAAATGGGATCTTCATTACATTCTCCTTTTGGATGTGTGTACGTACGCACTAGCCATCTATTTTTTCGTGAAAATCCCGTATGTGAGGAAGCGAGAAGGGGGTGCACCGGCCGCCGGAACAAAGGTGAGCGCATCGGCGGCTATTGAATTTGTGAAAAGGAAACCAGGTGTGTTCCTGTTTCTGCTGGCATCATCCTTGCCGTTTATCGGTGTGATGCTCACAAACTATCTGTTCCCGGTCTATTTGGCAGATGTGTTGAAAGTAGAGGGGAATATTTACGGGATCCAGGGGATGGTGTATGGATTGGGAGCTGTGTTGGCTGGTATCTTTGTACCGATTGCCGCCCGGAAATTCGAGGACGAGAAGCTGATTGCGGCAGCCATGGTTCTTTTTACGCTGGCCATTTCTGTCATGGTGTATCTATCTGTTGGAGGCTATCTAATCATGATGTTATTCATCGCCATCGGGAACAGTGGTGCAAGGGTTGCCCGGAATGCCTTCATGATGGAACGCATTCCAAATGAAATTATCGGAAGGGTCGATGGCTTGCTGAGAGCATTGGGGCTTTTGCTGCGAATTGTGTTGTTGGGTTTGTTTACAGGGTTGGTTTCGATGGGGCAGATCTTAGTGTGTTTTTCCATTCTAACGGGGTTTCTGATGGTCGCTTCGGTTTATGTGGTCGTATTTTCGCGGAAAAGCGTTAGTGTGGCTGGGCGTGAAGTTGTAAAGGTATAG
- a CDS encoding T7SS effector LXG polymorphic toxin, whose protein sequence is MKTLEVASFLSDIQLILEKLELQKEAVEKVHRDVMGIIGLEDALKGAGGNAIRSFYQDCHIPLLTYYQGLLDEYKGVLNGIKSAIQTVEPASNGYISESFLNNDLSRSLDNVRRMAMELTNETNQVMHSVNDIVSLPQMRDDNFVEQVRVAEKQIDQSLEKLHVFDNEQTRKLDTVSESSFVASGYIEQINSMFKGKKISISGYESGSLMKKLAEQAIQSGVNSSGNSPGVTLTSNSTSERALGLLISHESKMKLVDARAEEKSDGILHAIKEGAFDAFAPLAVLVAAHKSKLLRIEYTKKKNHYTFKYNRKVSQFLKGRIGPKWSRLLIQKINRTSKQYRNLEKTLKAQKASLGKEFKDPRSTVQKIKGATWKGVTENSTLTGVVKGKVVQHSSTKMVIPKEAFKRVAARASGLGALIVGGLSTGSRIRGRWSEGDTLKGKDQFSVRGRGVAEELNTFAGSLAGATAGAYVGAAIGGVLSGPLAPFGAAAGAVIGSAVGATVGEWASKYTKKWVGDAGAVIGEKAYDTVEKAKGALKSANNALSDAKDSLFGWVG, encoded by the coding sequence TTGAAGACATTGGAAGTAGCTTCGTTTCTTTCAGATATTCAATTGATTTTGGAAAAGCTGGAGCTACAGAAGGAAGCTGTTGAAAAAGTACATAGGGATGTGATGGGAATCATTGGACTTGAAGATGCTTTAAAGGGCGCAGGGGGCAACGCGATCAGGTCCTTTTACCAGGATTGCCATATTCCTTTATTAACCTATTACCAAGGTTTGCTCGATGAGTATAAAGGTGTGTTGAATGGAATAAAAAGTGCCATACAGACAGTCGAACCAGCGAGCAATGGATATATAAGTGAAAGCTTCTTGAATAATGATCTTTCTCGTTCGTTGGATAACGTGAGAAGGATGGCAATGGAACTGACCAATGAGACCAATCAAGTCATGCACTCTGTCAATGACATTGTTTCTTTACCTCAAATGAGGGATGATAACTTTGTGGAACAGGTAAGGGTAGCAGAAAAACAGATTGATCAGTCGCTTGAAAAGTTACATGTTTTTGATAATGAGCAAACTAGAAAACTAGATACGGTCTCGGAAAGTAGTTTTGTTGCCAGTGGGTATATCGAACAAATTAACTCAATGTTTAAAGGGAAGAAAATAAGCATCAGCGGGTACGAGTCAGGTTCATTAATGAAAAAGCTGGCAGAGCAAGCCATTCAATCTGGCGTGAATTCTTCTGGCAATTCGCCGGGTGTTACGCTCACTAGTAATTCCACCAGTGAACGCGCGCTTGGCTTATTGATTTCCCATGAAAGCAAAATGAAACTTGTAGACGCCAGAGCCGAAGAAAAATCAGACGGTATTCTGCATGCAATAAAGGAAGGCGCATTCGATGCCTTTGCCCCACTTGCTGTTTTGGTGGCAGCACACAAATCAAAGCTTCTTCGGATTGAGTACACGAAAAAAAAGAATCATTATACGTTTAAATATAATAGGAAAGTTTCACAGTTTCTTAAAGGTAGAATTGGGCCGAAATGGTCACGGTTGCTTATTCAGAAGATTAATAGGACTTCTAAGCAGTATAGGAACTTAGAGAAAACCTTGAAGGCGCAAAAGGCTTCGCTTGGAAAGGAATTTAAGGATCCTAGAAGTACTGTGCAGAAAATAAAAGGGGCCACTTGGAAAGGTGTTACTGAGAACAGTACTTTAACAGGAGTTGTTAAAGGTAAGGTTGTTCAGCACTCTTCAACAAAAATGGTCATACCTAAGGAAGCTTTTAAGAGAGTAGCTGCAAGAGCGTCTGGATTAGGTGCTTTAATTGTTGGCGGCCTTTCAACTGGTTCAAGGATAAGAGGCAGATGGAGTGAAGGGGATACTTTAAAAGGGAAAGATCAATTCAGTGTAAGGGGGCGGGGAGTAGCAGAAGAACTAAATACATTTGCTGGAAGTTTAGCCGGTGCTACTGCGGGAGCTTATGTTGGTGCAGCAATCGGCGGTGTTCTTTCTGGTCCTTTGGCACCGTTTGGAGCTGCAGCTGGAGCAGTCATTGGAAGTGCAGTCGGAGCGACGGTCGGAGAATGGGCTTCAAAATATACCAAAAAATGGGTTGGAGATGCGGGAGCTGTAATCGGTGAGAAAGCTTATGATACAGTTGAAAAAGCAAAAGGTGCCCTAAAAAGTGCTAATAATGCATTAAGCGATGCGAAAGATTCTTTATTCGGCTGGGTTGGGTAA
- a CDS encoding type II CAAX endopeptidase family protein, whose protein sequence is MNINTKWNLKELILLLLMALVFVPILIEFWLHRFLLRLFENTLYAGTMTGFVMSIIFTLSVYLVALMPQRLGWDIVGLRTFSRSYWKWIPVWTVILIVSSILLVVVMEGLGVGVDNHKTESLNAQVTWFTFTIAFLSAAVVSPIYEEIFYRGFLYKWFRGRWGMGAGILVSSLIFTLVHIPTYNTLPVNFISGVIFAWTYERSGSIIPGIIVHGVFNGLAVVLTVVG, encoded by the coding sequence TTGAATATTAACACAAAATGGAATTTAAAAGAATTGATCCTGCTACTCTTAATGGCACTCGTTTTTGTGCCGATCTTAATTGAGTTTTGGCTGCACCGATTTTTATTGCGTCTATTTGAGAACACACTCTACGCAGGCACTATGACAGGTTTTGTCATGTCCATTATCTTTACACTAAGTGTTTACTTGGTAGCACTTATGCCACAAAGGTTGGGATGGGATATTGTCGGCCTCCGTACCTTTTCAAGAAGCTATTGGAAATGGATCCCGGTCTGGACCGTTATCTTGATTGTTTCTAGTATTCTACTCGTAGTCGTTATGGAAGGTTTGGGAGTCGGCGTCGACAACCATAAAACAGAATCTTTGAATGCACAGGTCACCTGGTTCACCTTCACCATCGCTTTTCTTTCAGCCGCCGTTGTCTCCCCCATATACGAGGAGATCTTTTACCGAGGGTTTTTGTATAAGTGGTTTCGTGGTAGGTGGGGTATGGGGGCAGGTATATTGGTCAGCTCACTCATATTCACCCTCGTCCATATTCCGACCTACAATACGCTGCCGGTCAACTTCATTTCTGGTGTGATTTTTGCGTGGACCTATGAGAGATCAGGGTCGATCATTCCGGGAATAATTGTTCATGGAGTGTTTAATGGATTAGCGGTGGTGTTGACGGTGGTGGGGTGA
- a CDS encoding MerR family transcriptional regulator, whose protein sequence is MNYFSSGEVAKKLGVSLRTVRYYDDIGLVKPTSKDDSGRRLYTAKDILKLQKVMLLKETSMPLKDIQKVLNQISMERILLLHKEKLERDLKQLSLSLDHTHSLLNMFKLEKEIQWEHLIPLLGEDLEEKRQQRSAAMEMVFSGEEQEILQRYMPKLEDKSMEVAKWINIIKRIELCIADGKSSESAEAQLIAEDVMILSEETFSGNTELAEKFWRVRKSEEESARLGLYPLSKEVLEFLEKAFLKKI, encoded by the coding sequence ATGAATTATTTTTCATCGGGAGAGGTAGCAAAGAAATTAGGAGTTTCTTTGCGAACGGTACGGTATTATGACGATATTGGATTGGTAAAGCCGACAAGCAAGGACGACAGTGGAAGGCGGTTGTATACGGCAAAGGATATACTGAAGCTTCAAAAAGTAATGCTTTTGAAGGAAACCTCCATGCCTCTGAAGGACATTCAAAAAGTATTGAATCAGATCTCGATGGAGCGGATTCTTCTTTTACATAAGGAAAAGTTGGAGAGGGATCTTAAGCAGTTAAGTCTGTCCCTCGATCACACACATTCTTTGTTAAACATGTTCAAGCTTGAAAAAGAGATCCAATGGGAGCATCTCATTCCTTTATTGGGAGAGGACTTAGAAGAAAAACGCCAGCAACGATCGGCAGCAATGGAAATGGTGTTCAGCGGGGAAGAGCAAGAGATTTTACAAAGGTACATGCCTAAGTTGGAAGATAAATCGATGGAGGTTGCAAAGTGGATCAATATCATCAAGCGGATCGAGCTTTGTATTGCGGATGGAAAATCTTCGGAATCCGCAGAAGCCCAACTGATCGCCGAGGATGTGATGATTTTGTCGGAGGAAACCTTTAGTGGTAATACTGAACTGGCAGAAAAATTTTGGAGAGTGAGGAAGTCGGAAGAAGAGTCAGCAAGGTTGGGGTTATATCCGTTGAGTAAGGAAGTTTTGGAGTTTTTGGAGAAGGCATTTTTAAAAAAAATTTAG
- a CDS encoding VanZ family protein, which produces MRLEEITGILSRYFELALIAVVVIGAVLAVGYFFVYRKLLGGKKRLSIKRWLVGGMFTGYIIMVLGVTFLSRGPGFENEMNLSLFYSYRDAWYTFSVRPWQFVILNIVMFVPLGILLPLLHPRFQKAAWTLGASFLFTLFIESTQYVTKFGRFVVDDLFNNFIGGVIGYGICMGVMKLREKRVKPAILYFSPMLLVVAMFGGIFGYYHLKEFGNLAIVPAIKVDMSKAYITTDVEFDDRKVTSTVYKAPFYTQEEGDALALDLFDRMGVDTSDLETIYYPNEGIYRAGTNGSYSLWFYGIDGSYNYWDWSANGESVEPKEVEEEDLRGELVDFGIVLPAEASFKQVEDSGHYNFTVDKLLDGDNLIDGNLTVGYYSDDTIKVIDNSLITYEKVRDIEMKSEQEAYEQILKGKFRHFSHDRKLERLHIYDVTVSYFLDSKGYYQPVYAFYSELDGEEVTILVPGI; this is translated from the coding sequence ATGAGATTAGAAGAAATTACAGGGATACTTAGTCGATATTTTGAGTTGGCATTGATTGCGGTCGTTGTAATAGGGGCAGTATTAGCTGTCGGCTATTTTTTTGTTTATCGAAAACTATTGGGTGGAAAGAAGCGGCTCTCTATAAAAAGGTGGCTCGTTGGAGGAATGTTTACGGGCTACATCATCATGGTGTTAGGAGTTACATTTCTGAGCAGAGGGCCAGGATTTGAGAACGAAATGAATCTCTCGTTGTTTTATAGTTATCGCGATGCGTGGTATACCTTTAGTGTTCGGCCTTGGCAGTTTGTCATCCTTAACATCGTCATGTTTGTTCCGTTGGGAATCTTATTACCACTATTGCATCCACGTTTTCAAAAGGCTGCATGGACACTTGGTGCTTCCTTTTTGTTCACGCTATTTATTGAAAGCACTCAGTACGTGACGAAGTTTGGAAGATTTGTCGTGGACGATCTTTTTAATAACTTTATAGGTGGCGTGATCGGGTATGGCATTTGCATGGGCGTGATGAAGTTGAGGGAGAAGCGGGTGAAACCGGCCATTCTATATTTCTCGCCTATGTTGCTTGTAGTAGCCATGTTTGGCGGGATTTTTGGATATTATCATTTGAAAGAGTTCGGGAACCTCGCGATAGTGCCGGCAATAAAGGTAGATATGAGTAAGGCATATATCACTACAGATGTGGAGTTTGATGATAGGAAAGTTACTTCCACCGTGTATAAAGCACCGTTTTATACACAGGAGGAAGGGGATGCTCTCGCTTTAGACTTGTTTGATAGAATGGGTGTGGATACTTCTGACTTGGAAACTATCTATTATCCAAATGAAGGGATTTATAGGGCAGGAACTAACGGTTCATATAGTTTATGGTTTTATGGTATAGATGGAAGTTACAATTATTGGGACTGGTCAGCCAATGGTGAAAGTGTAGAACCAAAAGAAGTTGAAGAGGAAGACCTTAGAGGGGAATTGGTAGATTTCGGGATTGTCTTGCCAGCTGAAGCTTCTTTTAAGCAAGTAGAAGATAGTGGCCATTATAACTTTACCGTAGACAAACTGCTAGATGGGGACAACCTGATTGACGGAAATTTGACAGTCGGCTACTACAGCGACGATACAATAAAAGTGATAGATAATTCTCTTATCACCTATGAAAAGGTCAGGGACATTGAAATGAAGAGTGAACAGGAAGCCTATGAGCAGATATTAAAAGGGAAATTCCGACACTTTTCTCATGATAGAAAGTTAGAAAGGTTGCATATTTACGACGTAACGGTCAGCTACTTTTTGGACTCAAAAGGATATTATCAACCTGTTTATGCTTTTTATAGTGAGTTGGATGGGGAAGAAGTGACTATTTTGGTTCCTGGAATATAA
- a CDS encoding VOC family protein, with product MGRLIHFEIHVDNMERAKGFYGEVFGWSFQDWSEYAGTPYFGAVTGDENELGINGALMQRKGAAPAGNQPLNGFACTMGVEEYDVTEELILENGGKVAVPKYALPGMAWQGYYVDTEGNVFGIHQPDQNAK from the coding sequence ATGGGAAGATTAATTCATTTCGAAATTCATGTGGATAACATGGAGCGTGCAAAGGGGTTTTATGGAGAGGTATTCGGTTGGTCATTTCAAGATTGGAGCGAGTATGCCGGAACGCCTTATTTTGGAGCCGTGACAGGGGACGAGAATGAGCTTGGAATTAACGGGGCGTTGATGCAACGAAAAGGTGCCGCGCCTGCAGGAAATCAGCCCTTAAATGGGTTTGCCTGCACAATGGGAGTGGAAGAGTACGATGTCACAGAAGAGTTGATCCTTGAGAACGGCGGTAAAGTGGCAGTGCCAAAGTACGCATTGCCTGGAATGGCATGGCAGGGGTACTATGTGGACACAGAAGGAAATGTGTTCGGCATCCACCAGCCAGATCAGAATGCAAAATAG
- a CDS encoding TetR-like C-terminal domain-containing protein → MSAKMDRRKQYTRMVLKESLLDLLKEKSIASITIKEICTKADINRSTFYAHYSSQYDLLNAIDDEFTEDMVKTLNQYNFSKEDEAYQMTEKIFAYIASKSDICRILLSENTEVQFQKKGMMIAKEYILNNWSPNKQLDPETFEYLSIFFVSGSIYLIKNWLESGMNKSPKEMAGILNGFLNRGLSDLR, encoded by the coding sequence ATGAGTGCAAAGATGGACAGAAGAAAGCAGTACACACGCATGGTACTGAAGGAAAGTTTGTTGGATTTATTAAAAGAAAAATCCATTGCAAGTATTACTATAAAAGAGATATGTACAAAGGCGGATATAAACCGCTCCACTTTTTACGCCCACTATTCCAGTCAATATGACCTGCTGAATGCAATTGACGACGAATTTACTGAGGACATGGTCAAAACACTTAACCAATATAATTTCTCCAAAGAAGACGAAGCATACCAAATGACCGAAAAGATATTCGCCTACATCGCCTCCAAAAGCGATATCTGCCGGATTCTATTAAGTGAAAACACCGAAGTGCAATTCCAGAAAAAAGGCATGATGATCGCCAAGGAGTACATATTGAACAATTGGAGTCCAAACAAGCAGCTTGACCCCGAAACCTTTGAATACTTAAGTATATTCTTCGTCAGCGGAAGTATTTACTTGATCAAAAACTGGCTGGAGAGCGGGATGAACAAGTCACCCAAGGAAATGGCGGGGATACTGAACGGGTTCTTGAATCGCGGGTTGTCGGATTTGCGGTGA